A window of Xylophilus sp. GW821-FHT01B05 contains these coding sequences:
- the rpoD gene encoding RNA polymerase sigma factor RpoD, producing MPSQKPAKSVKPAAPAKTVTKPAAGKAKATAAKSAAPRASTAAAKKAKPVTVSKSTTSKLLAAADELLKNAAKASKAAAAASGDEAPKKKAGRPPKAAGTATAVKTAAAKPGRKPKAKAGSEDGDDTDLSDIEAEFEEEPAVADPAGAAAAPAEKVKPLRMKISKAKERALMKEFGLDETVLSEEDMAKRRSRLKTLITLGKTRGYLTQVEISDHLPDKLVDAETMEVVVTMLNDMGVAVYEQTPDAETLFQNNVTPTAATVEEAEEEAEAALSTVDSEFGRTTDPVRMYMREMGTVELLTREGEIEIAKRIEGGLQAMMEAISASPATIAAILAMGEEIREGKVVISTIVDGFSNPNEADDYVAEEDFDEFDEEDDDDGKGGSKALTKKLEELKREALTRFDKLRELFEKIHKIYDKEGYGTPAYTKAQQALSEQLMTVRFTAKTIEKLCDLVRGQVDDVRKKERELRRIIVDKCGMPQETFVKDFPPNLLNLKWVEKQAAAGKPWSTIMARNIPPVQELQQRLMDLQSRVVVPLPELKAINKRMNEGEAASRNAKKEMIEANLRLVISIAKKYTNRGLQFLDLIQEGNIGLMKAVDKFEYRRGYKFSTYATWWIRQAITRSIADQARTIRIPVHMIETINKMNRISRQHLQEFGFEPDASILAEKMEIPEDKIRKIMKIAKEPISMETPIGDDDDSHLGDFIEDGANTAPIEAAMQAGLRDVVKDILDGLTPREAKVLRMRFGIEMSTDHTLEEVGKQFDVTRERIRQIEAKALRKLKHPSRSDKLRSFIDTL from the coding sequence ATGCCTTCTCAAAAGCCCGCGAAGTCTGTCAAGCCCGCCGCTCCCGCCAAGACTGTTACAAAACCCGCAGCCGGCAAGGCGAAAGCCACCGCTGCCAAGTCCGCAGCCCCACGCGCCTCCACCGCTGCGGCCAAGAAAGCCAAGCCAGTGACCGTATCCAAGTCCACGACCTCGAAACTCCTCGCCGCCGCCGATGAATTGCTGAAGAACGCCGCCAAGGCAAGCAAGGCCGCAGCCGCAGCCAGCGGCGACGAAGCCCCCAAGAAGAAGGCTGGCCGCCCGCCCAAGGCCGCCGGCACCGCCACTGCCGTCAAGACCGCTGCTGCCAAGCCCGGCCGCAAGCCCAAGGCCAAGGCTGGCTCCGAGGATGGTGACGACACCGACCTGTCCGACATCGAAGCCGAGTTCGAGGAAGAACCCGCGGTCGCCGACCCCGCCGGAGCCGCCGCTGCTCCCGCCGAGAAGGTCAAGCCGCTGCGCATGAAGATCAGCAAGGCGAAGGAACGCGCCTTGATGAAGGAATTCGGCCTGGACGAAACCGTCCTGTCCGAAGAAGACATGGCCAAGCGCCGCTCGCGCCTGAAGACCCTGATCACGCTGGGCAAGACGCGCGGCTACCTGACCCAGGTCGAAATCTCCGACCACTTGCCCGACAAGCTGGTGGATGCCGAGACCATGGAAGTCGTGGTCACCATGTTGAACGACATGGGCGTGGCGGTGTACGAGCAAACGCCTGACGCCGAGACCCTGTTCCAGAACAACGTGACGCCCACGGCCGCCACCGTCGAAGAAGCCGAAGAAGAAGCCGAAGCCGCCCTGTCCACCGTGGACAGCGAATTCGGCCGCACGACCGACCCGGTGCGCATGTACATGCGTGAAATGGGCACGGTCGAGCTGCTCACGCGCGAAGGCGAAATCGAAATCGCCAAGCGCATCGAAGGCGGCCTGCAGGCCATGATGGAGGCGATCTCTGCATCGCCCGCGACCATCGCCGCCATCCTGGCCATGGGCGAGGAAATCCGCGAGGGCAAGGTCGTCATCTCCACCATCGTGGACGGCTTCTCCAACCCGAACGAGGCCGACGATTACGTGGCCGAAGAAGACTTCGACGAGTTCGACGAAGAAGACGACGACGACGGCAAGGGTGGCTCCAAGGCGCTGACCAAGAAGCTCGAAGAACTCAAGCGCGAAGCACTCACCCGCTTCGACAAGCTGCGCGAGCTGTTCGAGAAGATCCACAAGATCTACGACAAGGAAGGCTACGGCACGCCGGCCTACACCAAGGCCCAGCAGGCACTCAGCGAACAGCTGATGACCGTCCGCTTCACCGCCAAGACCATCGAGAAGCTGTGCGACCTGGTGCGCGGGCAGGTGGACGACGTGCGCAAGAAAGAGCGCGAGCTGCGCCGCATCATCGTGGACAAGTGCGGCATGCCACAAGAGACCTTCGTCAAGGACTTCCCGCCCAACCTGCTCAACCTCAAGTGGGTCGAGAAGCAGGCCGCCGCCGGCAAGCCCTGGAGCACGATCATGGCGCGCAACATCCCGCCGGTCCAAGAGCTGCAGCAGCGCCTGATGGACCTGCAGTCGCGCGTGGTCGTGCCGCTGCCTGAGCTGAAGGCGATCAACAAGCGCATGAACGAGGGCGAGGCCGCGTCGCGCAACGCCAAGAAGGAAATGATCGAGGCCAACCTGCGCCTAGTGATCTCCATTGCCAAGAAGTACACCAACCGCGGCCTGCAGTTCCTGGACCTGATCCAGGAAGGCAACATCGGCCTGATGAAGGCGGTGGACAAGTTCGAATACCGCCGCGGCTACAAGTTCTCGACCTACGCCACGTGGTGGATCCGCCAGGCCATCACGCGCTCGATCGCCGACCAGGCGCGCACCATCCGTATCCCGGTGCACATGATCGAAACCATCAACAAGATGAACCGCATCAGCCGGCAGCATCTGCAGGAGTTCGGCTTCGAGCCCGACGCCTCGATCCTGGCCGAGAAGATGGAGATCCCCGAGGACAAGATCCGCAAGATCATGAAGATCGCCAAAGAGCCGATCTCCATGGAAACGCCGATCGGCGACGACGACGACAGCCACCTGGGCGACTTCATCGAGGACGGCGCCAACACCGCGCCTATCGAAGCCGCCATGCAGGCCGGCCTGCGCGACGTGGTCAAGGACATCCTGGACGGCCTCACGCCGCGCGAAGCCAAGGTGCTGCGCATGCGCTTCGGTATCGAGATGTCGACCGACCACACGCTGGAAGAAGTCGGCAAGCAGTTTGACGTGACGCGTGAACGCATCCGCCAGATCGAAGCCAAGGCGCTGCGCAAGCTGAAGCACCCGAGCCGCTCGGACAAGCTGCGCAGCTTCATCGACACGCTGTAA
- the dnaG gene encoding DNA primase codes for MTIPSSFIQELLARTDVVEIVGRHVQLKKGGANFMGLCPFHGEKSPSFSVSPTKQFYHCFGCGASGDAIKFLMEHTGANFVEAVQDLAQQIGLEVPDEDVSPQDKARAAAQRQKQATLADVLLQAGDAYRKHLKASPRAVDYLKGRGVSGVVAARFGLGYAPPGWRTLASAFPAYDDPLLAESGLVIVGEETEGVPESERKRYDRFRDRVMFPIRSIKGDCIGYGGRVLGDEKPKYLNSPETPVFSKGRELYGLFEARAALREYGYVLVTEGYMDVVALAQLGFPNAVATLGTACTTEHVQKLFRFTETVVFSFDGDAAGRRAARKALDAALPFASDTRSVKFLFLPAEHDPDSFIRAHGQEAFAQHVTDAVPLSRFLLEAAREGCDLTTAEGRAHMASNARPLWSALPEGALRLQLIGEIAAEVQLDAGGLSTLWAGAAAADAARRPRQAERRAPAPNAATHPDDGGPPVWDGGGESWSPPDFDNSYHAPAHPRSRRAPPMGRPEHAARLLLTHMSALETLSHDDHVMLGELPAPLGPLFVWLERELHEHGPRPWAALREGLRGHESEEAAARIMTGDHAETATEADPKELRMELRGLLDLMLRERIQVQQREAIAAAATDPAALQRWRELEKQRQALDSARLAPS; via the coding sequence GTGACCATCCCCTCGTCTTTCATCCAGGAACTCCTCGCCCGCACCGACGTCGTCGAGATAGTCGGCCGCCATGTCCAGCTCAAGAAGGGCGGCGCCAACTTCATGGGGCTGTGCCCCTTCCACGGAGAGAAATCACCCTCTTTCTCGGTCAGCCCGACCAAGCAGTTCTATCACTGCTTTGGCTGCGGCGCGAGCGGCGACGCGATCAAGTTCCTGATGGAGCACACCGGCGCCAATTTTGTCGAGGCGGTGCAGGACCTGGCCCAGCAGATCGGGCTGGAAGTGCCGGACGAAGACGTCTCGCCCCAGGACAAGGCCCGCGCTGCGGCCCAGCGCCAGAAGCAGGCCACGCTGGCCGATGTGCTGCTCCAGGCCGGCGATGCCTACCGCAAGCACCTCAAGGCCTCGCCACGCGCGGTGGACTACCTAAAGGGGCGCGGCGTCTCTGGCGTGGTGGCGGCGCGCTTTGGCCTGGGCTATGCGCCGCCGGGCTGGCGCACCCTGGCCAGCGCGTTCCCCGCCTATGACGACCCGCTGCTGGCCGAAAGCGGCCTGGTCATCGTCGGCGAAGAGACCGAAGGCGTGCCCGAATCCGAGCGCAAGCGCTACGACCGCTTCCGCGACCGGGTGATGTTCCCGATCCGCAGCATCAAGGGCGACTGCATAGGCTATGGCGGCCGGGTGCTGGGCGACGAGAAGCCCAAGTACCTCAATTCACCCGAAACACCGGTGTTCAGCAAGGGCCGCGAGCTGTATGGCCTGTTCGAGGCCCGCGCCGCGCTGCGCGAATACGGCTACGTGCTGGTCACCGAAGGCTATATGGACGTGGTGGCGCTGGCGCAACTGGGCTTTCCCAATGCCGTGGCCACCCTGGGCACGGCCTGCACCACCGAGCATGTGCAAAAGCTGTTCCGCTTCACCGAGACGGTGGTGTTCAGCTTCGACGGCGACGCCGCCGGCCGGCGCGCGGCGCGCAAGGCGCTGGACGCCGCCCTGCCCTTTGCCAGCGACACACGCTCGGTGAAATTCCTTTTCCTGCCGGCCGAGCACGACCCGGACAGCTTCATCCGCGCCCACGGCCAGGAGGCCTTTGCCCAGCATGTGACAGACGCCGTGCCGCTGAGCCGCTTCCTGCTGGAGGCCGCGCGCGAAGGCTGTGACCTGACCACCGCCGAAGGCCGCGCCCACATGGCCAGCAATGCCCGCCCGTTGTGGAGCGCGCTGCCCGAGGGCGCGCTGCGGCTGCAGCTGATCGGCGAGATCGCGGCCGAGGTGCAGTTGGACGCTGGCGGCCTCTCCACCCTGTGGGCCGGCGCCGCAGCGGCCGATGCCGCGCGCCGGCCGCGCCAGGCCGAGCGGCGCGCGCCCGCGCCAAACGCGGCCACCCATCCTGACGACGGCGGGCCGCCAGTCTGGGACGGCGGCGGCGAGTCATGGTCCCCGCCCGACTTCGACAACAGCTACCACGCCCCTGCCCACCCACGCAGCCGGCGGGCGCCGCCCATGGGCCGCCCCGAGCATGCCGCCCGCCTGCTGCTGACGCACATGAGCGCACTGGAGACGCTGTCGCACGACGACCACGTGATGCTGGGCGAGCTGCCGGCGCCGCTCGGCCCGCTGTTCGTCTGGCTGGAGCGCGAGCTGCATGAGCACGGCCCGCGCCCCTGGGCCGCCCTGCGCGAGGGCCTGCGCGGCCACGAGAGCGAAGAGGCGGCGGCCCGCATCATGACCGGCGACCACGCCGAGACGGCGACAGAGGCCGACCCGAAAGAGCTGCGCATGGAACTGCGCGGCCTGCTCGACCTGATGCTGCGCGAGCGCATCCAGGTCCAGCAGCGGGAGGCCATTGCGGCGGCGGCCACCGATCCGGCGGCCCTGCAAAGGTGGCGCGAGCTGGAAAAACAGCGCCAGGCCCTTGACTCTGCCCGCCTTGCCCCCAGTTGA
- a CDS encoding GntR family transcriptional regulator: protein MPPTSKRFQISQPQSLATLVAQRLREAIVSGEFGLGELMAEETLAESFGVSRTPVREALNQLQRLGLVVIIPQRGTYVFEPSEGDIAAICEFRCVVEPRAAQLAHRNAQAATEAALDQALGEMRLATEARDAVRYGRADTRLHEAFFEHCGNPYLQAAYDTAAAKIAVLRTHLSAPGDILHPQGLQQHQQMRALFSAGDFSAFEALMCAHVTGTRDNYVKSLQARALPEAAGS from the coding sequence GTGCCCCCTACTTCCAAGCGCTTCCAGATCAGTCAGCCCCAATCACTCGCCACCTTGGTGGCGCAGCGCCTGCGCGAGGCCATCGTCAGTGGTGAGTTCGGGCTGGGTGAGCTGATGGCCGAGGAAACCCTGGCCGAATCCTTCGGCGTCAGCCGCACGCCGGTGCGCGAGGCGCTGAACCAGCTGCAGCGCCTGGGGCTGGTGGTGATCATTCCGCAGCGCGGCACCTATGTGTTCGAGCCGAGCGAGGGCGACATCGCCGCCATCTGCGAATTCCGCTGCGTGGTCGAGCCGCGCGCCGCGCAACTGGCCCACCGCAACGCGCAGGCCGCCACCGAGGCAGCGCTGGACCAGGCGCTGGGCGAGATGCGCCTGGCCACCGAGGCGCGCGATGCGGTGCGCTACGGCCGCGCCGACACGCGCCTGCACGAGGCCTTCTTCGAGCACTGCGGCAACCCCTACCTGCAGGCGGCCTACGACACCGCCGCCGCCAAGATAGCGGTGCTGCGCACCCACCTCTCCGCGCCTGGCGACATCCTGCACCCGCAGGGCTTGCAGCAGCACCAGCAGATGCGCGCGCTGTTCAGCGCCGGTGACTTCAGCGCCTTCGAGGCGCTGATGTGCGCCCACGTTACCGGCACGCGCGACAACTACGTCAAGAGCCTGCAGGCGCGGGCGCTGCCCGAAGCCGCCGGCAGCTGA
- a CDS encoding class 1 fructose-bisphosphatase, protein MAQKISLTRYLVEKQRTDGHIPAQLRLLLEVVARACKSISQAVNKGALGGVLGTAESENVQGEVQKKLDIISNEVLIEANEWGGHLAAMASEEMDSIHLVPSRYPQGEYLLLFDPLDGSSNIDVNVSIGTIFSVLKKPEDHPGVQEADFLQAGSKQVAAGYCIYGPQTTLVLTVGDGVAMFTLDREQGSFVLTQEDVKIPADTKEFAINMSNMRHWDAPVKRYIDECLAGTEGPRGKDFNMRWIASMVADVHRILTRGGVFLYPWDKREPEKPGKLRLMYEANPMGWLVEQAGGAATDGRQRILDIAPTKLHQRVSVVLGSKNEVERITSYHSTL, encoded by the coding sequence ATGGCCCAAAAAATCAGCCTGACCCGCTACCTCGTCGAGAAACAACGCACCGACGGCCACATCCCCGCACAGCTGCGCCTGCTGCTGGAAGTGGTCGCACGCGCCTGCAAAAGCATCAGCCAGGCCGTCAACAAGGGCGCGCTCGGCGGCGTGCTTGGCACGGCTGAGAGCGAGAACGTGCAGGGCGAGGTGCAGAAGAAGCTCGACATCATCTCCAACGAGGTGCTGATCGAAGCCAACGAATGGGGCGGCCATCTCGCCGCCATGGCCAGCGAGGAAATGGACAGCATCCACCTCGTGCCCAGCCGCTATCCGCAGGGCGAATACCTGCTGCTGTTCGACCCGCTCGACGGCTCCAGCAACATCGACGTCAACGTCAGCATCGGCACCATCTTCAGCGTGCTGAAGAAGCCGGAAGACCACCCCGGCGTGCAAGAGGCTGACTTCCTCCAGGCCGGCAGCAAGCAGGTCGCCGCCGGCTACTGCATCTACGGCCCGCAAACCACCCTGGTGCTGACCGTGGGCGACGGCGTGGCCATGTTCACGCTCGACCGCGAGCAGGGCAGCTTCGTGCTCACGCAAGAAGACGTGAAGATCCCCGCCGACACCAAGGAATTCGCGATCAACATGAGCAACATGCGCCACTGGGACGCCCCGGTGAAGCGCTACATCGACGAATGCCTGGCCGGCACCGAAGGCCCGCGCGGCAAGGACTTCAACATGCGCTGGATCGCCAGCATGGTCGCCGACGTGCACCGCATCCTCACCCGCGGCGGCGTCTTCCTCTACCCCTGGGACAAGCGCGAACCCGAAAAGCCCGGCAAGCTGCGCCTGATGTACGAAGCCAACCCCATGGGCTGGCTGGTAGAACAAGCCGGCGGCGCCGCCACCGACGGCCGCCAGCGCATCCTGGATATCGCCCCCACCAAGCTCCACCAGCGCGTATCCGTGGTGCTCGGATCAAAAAATGAGGTCGAGCGCATCACCAGCTACCACAGCACGCTATAA
- a CDS encoding FAD-binding oxidoreductase: MKPPFPAPNLPAVVALLDLQQRLGPTAVLLGADIPARNGNDWGPQPPQPPLAVVRPRDAQELSDAVRSCTHAGLPMVAQGGLTGLCAGARPEAGWVALSLERMVGVEEIDPASATLTVWAGTPLEAVQRAADAAGFFFALDLGARGSCSIGGNLSTNAGGNRVIRYGMARELVLGLEVVLPDGTVLTSLNKMLKNNAGYDLKHLFIGSEGTLGIITRAVLRLHPKPACSMAALCAVDDFDQLLGLLGAARSGLGPLLSAFEVMWPDYWEVVTGRMGVRSPVAGGHRYYVLVEAQGADPVGDPPRFQQWLEHLLEQGLLADAAVAQSVADTQGFWALRDACAEFNIALGPHVAYDVGLPVSRMEEYVSRCKAALAAQIPGCESVYYGHIGDGNLHLIAWVPGLPINAQPKAAMDAVIYGLVQECAGSVSAEHGIGTVKRAWLGHSRTAEEIALMQTLKRALDPAGLLNPGKVVAI; encoded by the coding sequence ATGAAACCGCCCTTCCCTGCTCCCAACCTTCCGGCCGTCGTGGCCTTGCTGGACCTGCAACAGCGCCTGGGCCCGACGGCCGTGCTGCTGGGCGCCGATATCCCGGCCCGCAACGGCAACGACTGGGGGCCGCAGCCGCCGCAGCCGCCACTGGCGGTGGTGCGGCCGCGCGATGCGCAAGAGCTGTCAGACGCGGTGCGCAGTTGCACCCATGCCGGCCTGCCCATGGTGGCGCAGGGCGGCCTGACCGGCCTGTGCGCTGGCGCGCGGCCAGAGGCCGGCTGGGTAGCCTTGTCGCTGGAGCGCATGGTGGGCGTGGAAGAAATCGACCCGGCCAGCGCCACGCTCACGGTCTGGGCCGGCACGCCGCTGGAGGCGGTGCAGCGGGCGGCCGATGCCGCCGGCTTCTTCTTTGCGCTGGACCTGGGCGCACGCGGCTCGTGCTCGATCGGCGGCAACCTGTCTACCAATGCGGGCGGCAACCGCGTGATCCGCTACGGCATGGCGCGCGAGCTGGTGCTGGGCCTGGAAGTAGTGCTGCCCGATGGCACGGTGCTGACCAGCCTGAACAAGATGCTGAAGAACAACGCCGGCTATGACCTGAAGCACTTGTTCATTGGCAGCGAAGGCACGCTGGGCATCATCACCCGCGCCGTGCTGCGGCTGCACCCCAAGCCGGCCTGCAGCATGGCCGCCCTGTGCGCGGTGGACGATTTCGACCAGTTGCTGGGCCTGCTGGGCGCGGCGCGCAGCGGCCTGGGCCCGCTGCTGTCGGCCTTTGAGGTGATGTGGCCCGACTACTGGGAGGTGGTGACCGGCCGCATGGGCGTGCGCTCGCCGGTGGCCGGCGGCCACCGCTACTACGTGCTGGTGGAGGCGCAGGGCGCCGACCCGGTGGGCGACCCGCCGCGCTTCCAGCAGTGGCTGGAGCACCTGCTGGAGCAAGGCCTGCTGGCCGATGCCGCGGTGGCGCAGTCGGTGGCCGACACGCAGGGCTTCTGGGCGCTGCGCGATGCCTGTGCTGAATTCAACATCGCGCTCGGCCCCCACGTGGCCTACGACGTGGGCCTGCCGGTGTCGCGCATGGAGGAATATGTCAGCCGCTGCAAGGCCGCGCTGGCAGCGCAAATCCCGGGCTGCGAGAGCGTGTACTACGGCCACATCGGCGACGGCAACCTGCACCTGATCGCCTGGGTGCCCGGCCTGCCGATCAACGCCCAGCCCAAGGCCGCGATGGACGCGGTGATCTACGGGCTGGTGCAGGAATGCGCGGGCTCGGTGTCTGCCGAGCACGGCATAGGCACGGTCAAGCGCGCCTGGTTGGGCCATTCGCGCACGGCAGAAGAGATTGCGTTGATGCAGACACTCAAGCGCGCATTGGACCCAGCCGGCCTGCTCAACCCAGGAAAAGTGGTGGCCATCTGA
- a CDS encoding alkaline phosphatase D family protein, with protein sequence MHRRHLLQLAIAASSASALPRWAQSATLRPRSNPFALGVASGAPDHEGFVLWTRLVAGPGEALQGAHQVRWEIAEDEAFRRIVRSGQSPALPELGHAVHVEVQGLAPDRWYCYRFMLGDAVSPVARARTMPAPQVLAARLRFGFASCQRWEHGYYAAWRHLVADQPDLVLFLGDYIYEYAMPRNPRQALARSQPLRRAQTLADYRERYALHKSDLDLQAAHHACPWIVTWDDHEVENDYAGLNGMAAPADFLAQRNAGYQAFYEHMPLRASALVHGLGGLGRLDGVRVHERYAFGRLARFHVLDTRQFRDIQACRSPGTPAQGAVRADACPALDDPARSLLGPQQEAWLDAGLAQDARDGATRWSVLTQQTLFSPRHYGAAGRGPTPTDCWDGYPAARARLLGSIARQAPRNPVFVGGDIHQNYVCNVHADSKRNDTPVVASEFCGTSITSYSGATQQKVDALVQRNPQVLFANCEKRGYALVDLSPTRWQTTLRAVDDPLRADSGISTLAQFVVEDGRAGVIRA encoded by the coding sequence ATGCACCGCCGCCACCTCCTCCAACTGGCCATCGCCGCCAGCAGCGCGTCCGCCCTGCCACGCTGGGCGCAGTCGGCCACGCTGCGCCCGCGCAGCAACCCGTTTGCGCTGGGCGTGGCCAGCGGCGCGCCCGACCATGAGGGCTTCGTGCTGTGGACGCGGCTTGTGGCCGGGCCGGGCGAGGCGCTGCAGGGCGCGCACCAGGTGCGCTGGGAGATTGCCGAGGACGAGGCCTTCCGGCGCATCGTGCGCAGCGGCCAGTCGCCGGCACTGCCCGAGCTGGGCCATGCGGTGCACGTGGAGGTGCAGGGCCTCGCGCCTGACCGCTGGTACTGCTACCGCTTCATGCTGGGCGACGCGGTCAGCCCTGTCGCCCGCGCCCGCACCATGCCGGCGCCGCAGGTGCTGGCCGCAAGGCTGCGCTTTGGTTTTGCGTCCTGCCAGCGCTGGGAGCATGGCTACTACGCGGCCTGGCGCCACCTGGTGGCGGATCAGCCCGACCTGGTGCTGTTCCTGGGCGACTACATCTATGAGTACGCCATGCCGCGCAACCCCAGGCAGGCGCTGGCGCGCAGCCAGCCGCTACGGCGCGCACAGACCCTGGCCGACTACCGCGAGCGCTACGCCCTGCACAAGAGCGACCTAGACCTGCAGGCCGCGCACCACGCCTGCCCCTGGATCGTTACCTGGGACGACCACGAGGTAGAGAACGACTACGCCGGCCTGAACGGCATGGCCGCGCCGGCCGACTTCCTGGCGCAGCGCAATGCCGGCTACCAGGCCTTCTACGAGCACATGCCGCTGCGTGCCAGCGCGCTGGTGCATGGGCTGGGCGGGCTGGGCCGGCTCGATGGCGTGCGGGTGCACGAGCGCTACGCCTTCGGCCGCCTGGCGCGCTTCCACGTGCTGGACACGCGCCAGTTCCGCGACATCCAGGCCTGCCGCAGCCCAGGCACGCCGGCCCAGGGCGCGGTGCGGGCCGACGCCTGCCCGGCGCTGGACGATCCGGCGCGCAGCCTGCTCGGCCCGCAGCAAGAAGCCTGGCTCGATGCCGGCCTGGCGCAGGACGCGCGCGACGGCGCCACGCGCTGGAGCGTGCTCACGCAGCAGACGCTGTTCTCGCCGCGCCACTACGGCGCGGCCGGCCGTGGCCCGACCCCCACCGACTGCTGGGACGGCTACCCGGCCGCCCGCGCCCGGCTGCTGGGCTCCATCGCCCGCCAGGCGCCGCGCAACCCGGTGTTCGTCGGTGGCGACATCCATCAGAACTATGTTTGCAACGTGCATGCCGACAGCAAGCGCAATGACACGCCGGTGGTCGCCAGCGAGTTCTGCGGCACCTCGATCACCTCGTATTCGGGCGCCACGCAGCAGAAGGTCGATGCGCTGGTGCAACGCAACCCGCAGGTGCTGTTCGCCAATTGCGAGAAGCGCGGCTACGCGCTGGTCGACCTGAGCCCCACGCGCTGGCAGACCACGCTGCGCGCGGTGGACGACCCGCTTCGGGCGGATTCGGGCATCTCGACCCTGGCGCAGTTCGTGGTGGAAGACGGCCGGGCCGGCGTGATCCGGGCCTGA